One Xyrauchen texanus isolate HMW12.3.18 chromosome 34, RBS_HiC_50CHRs, whole genome shotgun sequence genomic window carries:
- the glrx gene encoding glutaredoxin-1 → MAEEFVKAQIKGDKVVVFLKPKCPYCTLAKSVLSKYKFKGGHLEFIDISGRNDMGSIQDYLQQITGARTVPRIFIGEQCIGGGSDVQNLDSSGKLEGMLQAIRALQ, encoded by the exons ATGGCAGAAGAATTTGTGAAAGCGCAAATTAAGGGAGACAAAGTCGTTGTGTTTTTAAAACCGAAGTGCCCATACTGCACGCTGGCCAAAAGTGTTTTGTCAAAGTATAAATTCAAAGGTGGACACTTGGAGTTCATCGACATCAGTGGACGGAACGATATGGGCAGCATACAAGATTATCTGCAACAGATCACTGGCGCTCGAACT GTTCCTCGAATCTTCATAGGGGAGCAGTGTATCGGAGGAGGAAGTGATGTCCAGAATCTTGACAGCTCTGGAAAACTGGAAGGCATGTTGCAGGCAATCAGAGCGTTGCAATGA